The following coding sequences lie in one Capnocytophaga stomatis genomic window:
- a CDS encoding TlpA family protein disulfide reductase, with product MMKKISVFLALAMAIGCGTPEKKSNLLSGKVSGSANSKVLVNLPVEGKYFVANSQEISIQPDGSYSTEIPTGTTGMILLYNHLTPAYLFADNQEQYVVDFQGERVTYDSKNEKMFQLFNDLGLLDDVRSTVDVEKHTDLDSKNKYYSELLQSRKEVLDKARGELQLSDVAYEKLKNLLELKVADLKSADFFFTFRLFYEQTPEKNKEFADIYLNPWEETYKKAFENPDFSAYDGQTAFLSRYKMLQDIKNTGKLQFVSSDKPYFIREIDFFRANLPQNLVEYAWANTMYEGVMQGKFEKDWIANFEEFKTQFPNSKLTDLLVPYINKVVEYHNDDKGFAVNFVENYENINTLDELFAKYQGKVLYIDFWATWCVPCRKELQYSKENHHTLEEMGVVPIYLSIDQDSADSQWKTMIKNLKLEGIHIRANATLQKELSQFVKAIPHYIIVGKDGKIKEKTAKRPSDKQELFDQLKKYL from the coding sequence ATGATGAAAAAAATAAGCGTATTTTTGGCTTTGGCTATGGCAATTGGCTGTGGCACACCAGAGAAGAAAAGCAATTTGCTTTCAGGGAAAGTTTCCGGAAGTGCAAATAGCAAAGTATTGGTTAACTTGCCTGTGGAAGGAAAATATTTTGTAGCTAATAGCCAAGAAATCAGTATTCAACCTGATGGAAGTTATTCTACTGAAATTCCAACGGGAACAACAGGAATGATTTTATTATACAACCATCTTACGCCTGCTTACTTATTTGCTGATAATCAAGAACAGTATGTTGTGGACTTTCAGGGGGAGAGAGTTACGTACGATTCCAAAAATGAGAAAATGTTCCAGCTATTCAATGACTTAGGATTACTTGATGATGTTCGCAGTACCGTAGATGTGGAAAAACACACCGATTTAGATAGCAAAAACAAGTATTATTCCGAATTGTTGCAGAGCAGAAAAGAAGTTTTGGATAAGGCTCGTGGTGAATTACAACTTTCGGATGTGGCTTATGAAAAGTTAAAAAACTTGCTGGAATTGAAAGTTGCTGACCTGAAATCGGCTGATTTTTTCTTTACTTTCCGACTTTTTTATGAGCAAACTCCTGAGAAAAATAAAGAATTTGCCGACATTTATTTGAATCCTTGGGAAGAAACATATAAAAAAGCGTTCGAGAATCCTGATTTTTCGGCTTACGACGGGCAAACAGCCTTTCTTTCTCGTTACAAAATGCTTCAAGACATCAAAAATACGGGAAAATTACAATTTGTATCCTCTGACAAACCTTATTTTATCCGAGAAATTGACTTTTTCAGAGCCAATTTACCTCAAAATTTGGTTGAATATGCTTGGGCAAACACAATGTACGAAGGAGTAATGCAAGGAAAGTTTGAAAAAGATTGGATTGCGAATTTTGAGGAGTTTAAAACGCAATTTCCAAATAGCAAGCTAACCGATTTGCTGGTTCCGTATATAAACAAAGTTGTTGAATATCACAATGATGATAAAGGTTTTGCTGTAAATTTTGTAGAAAATTATGAAAACATCAATACTTTAGATGAACTTTTTGCAAAATATCAAGGAAAAGTGTTGTACATTGATTTCTGGGCAACTTGGTGCGTGCCTTGCCGTAAAGAACTGCAATATTCCAAAGAAAATCATCATACTTTGGAGGAAATGGGAGTAGTTCCTATTTATCTTTCTATTGACCAAGATAGTGCTGACAGTCAATGGAAAACGATGATTAAAAACTTAAAACTGGAAGGAATACACATCAGAGCTAACGCAACATTGCAGAAAGAGTTAAGTCAGTTCGTGAAAGCAATTCCTCATTATATCATTGTTGGGAAAGATGGCAAAATTAAAGAGAAAACAGCCAAACGACCCAGCGATAAACAGGAGTTATTTGACCAGTTGAAGAAGTATTTATAA
- a CDS encoding SusC/RagA family TonB-linked outer membrane protein — translation MKKGLVLLFFLLTAFGWAQKNVEGVVKDHQGMPIIGVNVVVKGTKKGVSTGFEGTFGLTTNVGDVLVFSAIGYKTQEVKITKKGSFISVVMEEDLMEMEEVVVTGYQTVDPTKVATAYTKIDTKSFERRGTADVISGIEGLSAALVLSTNPNNPTGSKEFSIRGISTLSGDTRPLIVLDGFQYGGRLEDINPYEVESITLLKDAASASIYGAKSSNGVIVITTRKGRAGKTQVRYTSNLTFQDKMDVNYMLNRVSSSKLVDIEHQYAKENDNNIINYRHLLETNDPYMSYYVGNTNRVYHLYGLKKYGYITEQDFDSQLAQLRLYDNTKDIERLYLQNPITNQQNISVSGGSESFKFRSSLNYTNSLKDVKNNATQRIIFDFVSNLKFSPKVNLDFQTSLTSNDDSYKLIDYENIGLSSSDDIFRVASYDRLFDENGNPLSVFRPADGSGTNSGGLFGGKDPYEIQRLVAAGLLDETYYPANDFGKYSLNETNWSAHVQGLLNIDITPDLTAKIGGQIRKGAFKTTRIAATDSWFMKSLINNTTPLYYSGDTRSLNVPYGDRIKESRGESINYLFRTQLEYQKTFGEHNIHLFAGAEMQETKSESTQIDRLGYDPKSNLYLPTDYDRLRNDINSVYHPNGSISGGINFSEGFGYSQNRYVAGYANFTYMYTNKYVLSGSIRMDQSNLFGTDPRYRYKPFWSLAGRWRLGEEDFFKNKNIRADVRLSYGINGNIANKYGPFDIARKIFDYRAGNILTLGIQNLKVNNLRWERSETTNFGTDLSFFDNRLELVLDYYYKRTIDALAKVDSDPTFGSNLVYRNDASLINNGYEVMLTSRNIRTPNTLWETQLFFRYNKSKITEASFDTSQGKAYRFAGQVLNIKGSEPNSLYVFDYEGVSDTGEGQIRKADGNIVKVDYSYDPPGLFNYDDLKPVGTVVPKYVASVNNNFSYKGIGLSFLFVYQGGHIMMKDSYNGSTTAYTITLMNKDAERTWQKPGDEAVTDIPRFSSALYSGIIKGSTKNVLPADFIRLRDVVLSYTVPTSLLGGLKIQELTFNVRAANLWMWTKNNEGIDPETQGLGFRTARLPKSYTMGINLIF, via the coding sequence ATGAAAAAAGGACTTGTATTACTTTTCTTTTTGCTTACCGCTTTTGGTTGGGCTCAAAAAAATGTGGAAGGAGTGGTGAAAGACCATCAGGGTATGCCTATCATTGGTGTAAATGTTGTTGTCAAAGGAACTAAAAAAGGGGTTTCTACCGGCTTTGAGGGGACTTTTGGTTTGACGACCAATGTGGGAGATGTGCTTGTGTTTTCGGCAATTGGTTATAAAACGCAAGAGGTAAAAATAACCAAGAAAGGCTCATTCATTTCGGTTGTAATGGAAGAAGACCTGATGGAAATGGAGGAAGTGGTAGTTACGGGGTATCAAACTGTTGACCCTACCAAAGTAGCAACTGCTTATACAAAGATTGATACCAAGAGTTTTGAAAGAAGAGGAACAGCAGATGTCATTTCGGGAATAGAAGGGCTATCGGCGGCTTTGGTTTTATCAACAAACCCAAACAACCCAACAGGTTCTAAGGAGTTTTCTATTCGTGGTATTTCTACACTTTCGGGCGATACGCGTCCGCTTATTGTTTTGGACGGATTTCAATACGGAGGAAGATTGGAAGACATCAACCCCTATGAGGTAGAGAGTATTACCCTACTGAAAGACGCAGCTTCGGCTTCTATCTACGGAGCGAAATCGTCCAACGGGGTAATTGTAATTACCACCCGAAAAGGAAGAGCCGGAAAAACACAAGTGCGTTATACCAGCAACCTTACCTTTCAGGACAAAATGGATGTAAACTATATGCTGAATCGGGTGTCCTCGTCGAAATTGGTGGATATTGAGCATCAATATGCCAAAGAAAATGATAATAATATAATAAACTACCGACATCTTTTAGAAACCAATGACCCGTATATGAGTTACTATGTAGGGAATACGAATCGGGTGTATCATCTCTACGGACTTAAAAAATACGGATACATAACCGAGCAAGACTTTGATAGTCAGTTGGCTCAATTGCGTTTGTATGACAATACCAAAGATATTGAACGATTGTATTTGCAAAACCCGATTACCAACCAGCAAAACATTTCTGTTTCGGGAGGTTCGGAGTCATTCAAGTTTCGGAGCTCATTAAACTACACCAATAGTTTAAAAGATGTAAAGAATAATGCAACACAGCGGATTATCTTTGATTTTGTTTCGAATTTGAAATTCAGTCCCAAAGTGAATTTGGATTTCCAAACCAGTTTAACGTCGAATGATGATTCTTATAAACTTATTGATTATGAAAATATTGGCTTATCATCAAGTGATGATATTTTTAGAGTGGCTTCATACGACCGTCTCTTTGATGAAAACGGGAATCCTTTGTCGGTGTTCAGACCCGCAGACGGTAGCGGAACTAATTCGGGAGGGCTTTTTGGAGGGAAAGACCCTTATGAAATTCAAAGATTAGTGGCTGCAGGGCTTTTGGACGAAACGTACTATCCGGCAAATGATTTTGGGAAGTACAGTTTGAACGAAACTAATTGGAGTGCTCACGTTCAAGGACTTTTAAATATAGACATTACCCCTGACCTGACAGCCAAAATAGGGGGACAGATCAGAAAAGGAGCTTTTAAAACAACCCGAATAGCTGCCACAGATTCGTGGTTTATGAAGAGCCTGATAAATAATACAACTCCCTTGTACTATTCGGGAGACACACGATCTTTGAATGTCCCTTACGGAGACCGAATTAAGGAGTCAAGAGGCGAATCCATAAACTATTTGTTCCGTACGCAATTGGAGTACCAAAAAACATTCGGAGAACATAACATACACCTATTTGCAGGAGCAGAAATGCAAGAAACTAAATCAGAATCAACACAGATTGACCGTTTGGGATATGACCCTAAATCAAACCTATACCTCCCTACTGATTACGATAGGTTACGCAATGACATCAATAGCGTATATCACCCCAACGGCTCTATCTCTGGTGGTATTAATTTCTCCGAAGGTTTTGGATACAGCCAAAACAGGTATGTTGCTGGATATGCAAACTTTACATATATGTACACAAACAAATACGTACTATCGGGAAGCATTCGTATGGATCAATCCAACCTCTTCGGAACTGACCCAAGATATCGTTATAAGCCGTTTTGGTCATTGGCAGGACGTTGGCGTTTAGGAGAAGAAGACTTTTTTAAAAATAAAAACATTAGGGCAGACGTGCGTCTTTCTTATGGAATTAACGGAAATATCGCCAATAAATACGGTCCTTTTGACATAGCCAGAAAGATTTTTGATTATCGTGCAGGGAATATTCTTACGTTGGGTATTCAGAATCTGAAAGTCAATAATTTGCGATGGGAAAGGTCTGAAACCACAAATTTCGGAACTGACTTATCTTTCTTTGACAACCGTTTGGAATTGGTTTTGGATTATTACTATAAAAGAACCATAGATGCCTTGGCAAAAGTGGATTCTGACCCTACGTTTGGTTCTAATTTAGTGTATCGGAACGATGCCTCTCTCATCAATAACGGTTACGAGGTGATGCTGACTTCACGAAACATTCGTACACCCAACACCCTATGGGAAACACAGTTGTTTTTCAGATACAATAAATCAAAAATTACCGAGGCGAGTTTTGACACCAGTCAGGGTAAAGCATATCGCTTTGCCGGGCAAGTTCTCAATATAAAGGGAAGCGAACCAAATTCATTGTATGTATTTGATTATGAAGGTGTTAGTGATACGGGAGAGGGACAAATCCGCAAAGCAGATGGCAATATCGTAAAAGTGGATTACAGTTATGATCCTCCGGGATTGTTTAATTATGACGATTTAAAACCTGTCGGAACGGTTGTACCCAAATACGTAGCTTCTGTAAACAATAACTTTTCTTACAAAGGCATTGGTCTTTCTTTCTTGTTCGTTTATCAAGGGGGACATATTATGATGAAAGATAGTTATAATGGATCAACCACCGCTTATACCATTACGCTTATGAATAAGGATGCCGAAAGAACTTGGCAAAAACCAGGCGATGAAGCAGTTACAGACATACCGAGATTCAGCTCGGCACTTTACAGTGGCATAATCAAAGGCTCGACTAAAAACGTGCTTCCTGCTGATTTTATCCGTTTGCGAGATGTGGTGCTGAGCTACACAGTCCCCACAAGCCTTCTTGGAGGACTCAAAATTCAAGAATTGACCTTTAACGTTAGAGCCGCAAACCTTTGGATGTGGACTAAAAACAACGAAGGAATTGACCCTGAAACACAAGGTTTAGGATTTAGAACGGCACGATTGCCTAAAAGTTATACAATGGGAATCAATCTAATCTTTTAA
- a CDS encoding RagB/SusD family nutrient uptake outer membrane protein: MKKIFFLTILVGAMASCDKYLDIEPKGHVIPNTIEDYDLLLNGIHTISNEEVLALTADDYKMYNDGSSVQIDTKNPDSQSFQLFSWGEFRFYNPTQSVSAWNNPYSNIYTCNKIINEVMQAASSLRYSETDKPQIQAEAYYNRALDYFYLVNIFAKAYSASASSDLAVPIVTVADATQTTFPRATVAEVYDFIIADLEKALKNLPTKSKAIVRPNMGSAYSLLSRVYLYKGDYEKSLEYANKAINFNGTLQNYVNSTRETIGDEYRLGQYSLRYFGGTAGYQGGLSDDLKSVLNTTNDSRYYSFYRYYTGYGEFKVTYKIRPNAGASIGEMYVTRAECYARLGKKDLAITDLNTLRAKRLKEHTPLQEADFNTDKELIKFCLEERRRETFMSHLRLLDIKRMNLEPDFAITLVKEFQGETYKAEPNSGKLVLPIPAQVLKFNPSWEK, translated from the coding sequence ATGAAAAAAATATTCTTTTTAACCATATTGGTAGGAGCGATGGCTTCTTGCGATAAGTATTTGGATATTGAACCCAAAGGACACGTAATACCCAATACCATAGAGGATTACGATTTATTGCTCAACGGCATACACACCATTTCCAACGAAGAAGTTTTGGCTCTCACAGCAGACGATTACAAAATGTATAACGATGGTTCTTCGGTACAAATAGACACAAAAAATCCTGATAGCCAAAGTTTTCAACTGTTTTCTTGGGGAGAATTTCGGTTTTATAACCCAACGCAGTCCGTGAGTGCTTGGAACAATCCGTATAGTAACATCTATACCTGTAACAAAATCATCAATGAGGTGATGCAAGCAGCTTCTTCTTTGAGATACTCCGAAACGGACAAACCGCAAATACAAGCGGAGGCGTATTACAACAGGGCGTTGGATTATTTTTACTTGGTAAATATCTTTGCCAAAGCCTATTCTGCTTCGGCAAGTTCGGATTTGGCTGTCCCCATTGTTACTGTTGCCGATGCTACGCAAACGACTTTTCCCAGAGCAACCGTGGCTGAGGTGTACGACTTTATCATTGCCGATTTGGAAAAAGCCTTAAAAAACTTGCCCACTAAATCAAAAGCGATTGTACGCCCTAATATGGGGTCTGCCTATTCGCTGTTATCAAGGGTATATCTTTATAAAGGAGATTATGAAAAATCGTTAGAATACGCCAACAAAGCCATTAATTTCAACGGAACTTTGCAAAATTACGTGAATTCTACCCGAGAAACGATAGGCGATGAGTATCGTCTCGGGCAATATTCCTTACGATATTTCGGAGGAACAGCAGGGTATCAAGGGGGATTGAGTGATGACCTTAAATCGGTTTTAAACACCACCAACGACTCTCGTTATTACAGTTTCTACCGCTACTATACTGGCTATGGAGAGTTTAAGGTAACGTATAAAATCAGACCCAACGCTGGAGCTTCCATAGGTGAAATGTACGTAACGCGTGCCGAGTGTTATGCACGTTTAGGTAAAAAAGATTTGGCAATTACCGATTTGAACACCCTACGAGCCAAACGCCTTAAAGAGCACACGCCTTTGCAAGAGGCTGATTTTAATACAGATAAAGAGTTAATTAAATTCTGTTTGGAAGAGCGAAGAAGAGAAACATTTATGTCACATCTTCGGTTATTAGACATAAAACGGATGAATTTGGAGCCTGATTTTGCCATAACTCTTGTAAAAGAATTTCAAGGAGAAACATATAAAGCTGAACCAAATTCCGGAAAATTGGTATTGCCCATTCCAGCACAAGTACTGAAATTTAATCCATCTTGGGAAAAATAA
- a CDS encoding HIT family protein, producing MATIFTKIINGEIPCYKITENDDFIAFLDISPNAKGHTLCVPKKEIDKIFDLDDDLYLKLMSFSKKVAKALEKTIPCNRVGMAVVGLEVPHVHVHLIPISRMGEMTFNEKVKLTDDEFKDIAERVRKAL from the coding sequence ATGGCAACAATTTTTACAAAAATCATAAACGGAGAAATTCCTTGTTATAAAATCACGGAAAACGATGATTTTATAGCTTTTTTGGATATTAGTCCAAACGCTAAAGGTCACACGCTTTGTGTTCCTAAAAAGGAAATAGACAAAATCTTCGATTTGGATGATGATTTATATCTGAAATTGATGTCTTTTTCTAAAAAGGTGGCAAAAGCATTAGAAAAAACTATCCCTTGCAACAGAGTAGGAATGGCTGTTGTAGGTTTGGAAGTGCCTCACGTTCACGTACATCTCATCCCGATTAGTAGAATGGGAGAAATGACTTTCAATGAGAAAGTAAAACTCACTGATGATGAGTTCAAGGATATCGCTGAGCGAGTTAGGAAAGCCTTGTAA
- the greA gene encoding transcription elongation factor GreA codes for MSNVSYYTADGLKKLREELNQLKDVERPKASQAIAEARDKGDLSENAEYDAAKEAQGLLEMKIAKLETLLANARLIDESQLDTSKVLVLSTVKIKNLSNNMQMTYTLVAESEADLKSGKISVSSPIGKGLLGKEVGEIAEIKVPNGILKMEILEITR; via the coding sequence ATGAGTAACGTATCGTATTACACCGCTGATGGTTTAAAAAAGTTGAGAGAAGAACTGAATCAACTGAAAGATGTTGAACGTCCTAAGGCTTCGCAAGCTATCGCTGAAGCAAGAGATAAAGGAGATTTATCTGAAAATGCAGAATATGATGCAGCCAAAGAGGCTCAAGGGCTTTTGGAAATGAAAATAGCCAAATTGGAAACGCTTTTGGCAAACGCCAGATTGATTGATGAGTCACAGCTTGACACATCAAAAGTGTTGGTGCTTTCCACAGTTAAGATAAAAAATTTGAGCAACAATATGCAAATGACGTACACTTTGGTTGCTGAAAGCGAGGCTGATTTAAAGTCAGGGAAAATCTCCGTAAGTTCTCCTATCGGTAAGGGATTGTTAGGGAAAGAAGTCGGGGAAATAGCAGAAATTAAAGTTCCGAATGGGATTTTGAAAATGGAAATCTTGGAAATTACCAGATAG